A genomic region of Alicyclobacillus sp. SO9 contains the following coding sequences:
- a CDS encoding polyprenyl synthetase family protein, producing MQMQFIDSYKRYRAELDNVESLLSNSVESGNTKLTQSAKQLLKAGGKRIRPLFALMCSQFGDGMDRQAVYSVAASLEMIHMASLVHDDVIDDASVRRGKPTVRSTYGDRAAMYTGDFLFARAIRLMSNVSDLRIHREMSDAIVRLCEGEIDQIRDFYNWEQNVRNYLRRVERKTALLISISCSLGARAGNADDETVRRLRRFGYYTGMAFQITDDLLDLEGDEQVVGKPVGGDLQQGNLTLPTLYAGRGENARELRTIVRENMNKTTVLRAVEIIKATGGLQVARDLANRYLEKALKELETLRPHQAVDDLTTVSNFVNRRAY from the coding sequence ATGCAAATGCAATTTATCGACTCATACAAACGCTATCGCGCTGAACTTGACAACGTTGAATCACTCTTGAGCAACTCAGTGGAATCAGGTAATACAAAACTTACGCAGTCCGCGAAACAGTTGCTCAAGGCTGGCGGGAAACGTATTCGCCCTTTGTTTGCCTTAATGTGCAGCCAATTCGGGGATGGCATGGACCGCCAGGCTGTGTACTCGGTGGCCGCTTCTTTGGAAATGATACATATGGCATCGCTGGTTCACGATGACGTCATTGACGACGCCTCCGTGCGACGAGGCAAGCCGACGGTAAGATCTACTTATGGTGACCGTGCAGCCATGTACACGGGCGACTTTTTATTTGCCCGTGCAATTCGGTTGATGTCCAATGTCAGTGACCTTAGAATTCACCGCGAAATGTCTGATGCAATTGTGCGTCTCTGTGAAGGTGAAATTGACCAGATCCGAGACTTTTACAATTGGGAACAAAATGTCCGAAACTATCTACGCCGCGTAGAGCGAAAGACTGCTCTACTGATTTCGATTAGTTGTTCCCTTGGCGCAAGGGCTGGCAATGCGGACGACGAGACGGTCCGCCGACTCCGACGCTTTGGCTACTACACGGGAATGGCGTTTCAAATAACGGACGATTTGCTCGATCTCGAAGGAGATGAGCAAGTGGTCGGCAAACCCGTGGGAGGAGACCTTCAACAAGGCAACCTCACGTTGCCAACACTGTACGCAGGAAGGGGCGAAAACGCCCGTGAACTGCGTACTATTGTTCGTGAGAATATGAACAAAACCACTGTCCTGCGCGCGGTTGAAATCATTAAAGCTACAGGCGGGTTGCAAGTGGCACGAGACCTGGCAAACCGATACTTGGAAAAAGCTCTAAAGGAACTTGAAACACTTCGGCCTCACCAAGCAGTCGACGACCTTACAACTGTATCTAACTTTGTAAATCGGCGAGCTTATTAG
- a CDS encoding heptaprenyl diphosphate synthase component 1, translating to MVRIEADSVLYEDVNQRVQRYLFNPYLEARDVKPEASKFHFEVGAAILKVSGVKQDRAQEILEAVLLLQEGLSIHDEIDNQAERIRQLFVLTGDFSSSQYYYVLSHLGDTELLYDLCDAVVRINEAKMTLLDLSSDALFEDRANLYEIVEGELLYVLANHFLQKPEQWQSQIQSLVEAHILKEMPQMSGVRLQRSHGKDWLTEVMNRLLTVQANTFLEPISSFFIDYLQSIQQNFEHHFSLSEGNS from the coding sequence GTGGTAAGAATTGAGGCAGACAGCGTGCTCTATGAGGACGTGAACCAACGAGTCCAGCGCTACTTGTTTAATCCGTATCTGGAAGCGCGCGATGTCAAACCGGAAGCGAGTAAATTTCATTTTGAAGTCGGCGCTGCCATACTGAAAGTCAGCGGTGTTAAACAAGACCGTGCGCAGGAAATATTGGAAGCCGTGTTGTTGCTGCAGGAGGGCTTATCAATTCATGATGAAATTGATAACCAGGCAGAACGAATACGGCAACTGTTTGTTCTTACGGGCGACTTTAGCAGTAGTCAATACTATTACGTCCTCTCCCATCTTGGTGATACTGAGTTACTTTATGACTTATGTGACGCTGTGGTGCGGATTAACGAAGCAAAGATGACTCTGTTGGATTTGTCCAGTGATGCCTTGTTCGAGGATCGAGCCAATCTGTACGAAATTGTGGAAGGCGAACTGCTGTATGTACTCGCCAATCACTTTCTGCAGAAACCAGAACAGTGGCAATCGCAGATTCAGTCGTTGGTCGAAGCGCACATCCTGAAAGAGATGCCGCAGATGAGCGGAGTTCGTCTACAACGCAGTCACGGGAAGGATTGGCTCACAGAAGTCATGAATCGACTGCTGACCGTACAAGCCAATACATTTCTTGAACCCATTTCTTCCTTTTTCATTGACTACTTGCAGTCCATTCAACAGAATTTCGAGCACCACTTTTCTCTGTCCGAAGGAAATTCCTAG
- the mtrB gene encoding trp RNA-binding attenuation protein MtrB — protein MSDSPVMGDYFVIQAKENGVQVIGLTRGSETKFHHAEKLDKNELMIAQFTEHTSAMKIRGNATLYTKHGTISTVSGEL, from the coding sequence ATGAGTGATTCTCCCGTAATGGGTGATTATTTTGTCATTCAGGCCAAAGAAAACGGAGTGCAAGTCATCGGACTGACCCGCGGATCTGAAACGAAGTTTCACCATGCAGAGAAGCTTGATAAGAACGAATTAATGATTGCACAATTCACTGAACATACGTCCGCCATGAAAATACGGGGTAACGCAACCCTGTACACAAAACACGGCACAATTTCCACCGTTAGTGGTGAGTTGTAG
- the spoIVA gene encoding stage IV sporulation protein A encodes MEKFDVFKDIAERTGGDIYLGVVGPVRTGKSTFIKKFMELVVVPNIKEESERARATDELPQSAAGRTIMTTEPKFVPNQSVEISVAEGLDVNVRVVDCVGYAVDGARGYEDENGPRMVSTPWFDDPVPFEEAAEIGTRKVISDHSTLGVVLTTDGSIAEIPRESYVSAEERVIEELKELGKPFVVIVNSVNPENPQAQNLRSELNEKYDVPVIVLSCATITTHEINTVLREALFEFPVKEVNVNLPNWVMVLDEDHWLREQFQTAVRETIQDIRRIRDIDRVVQDFSYYEFVSYAGLSQMDMGKGVAVIELSAPDELYDQVLTEVVGERINGRDQLLRMMKDFVYAKKEYDKVAEALKMVKMTGYGVAPPSLEEMTLDEPELIKHGSRFGVRLKATAPSIHMIRVDVESEFAPIVGTERQSEELVRYLMQDFEKDPLKIWQSDIFGKSLAAIVKEGISGKLSMMPENAQFKLKETLQRIINEGSGGLIAIIL; translated from the coding sequence GTGGAAAAATTCGACGTCTTTAAAGATATCGCAGAGCGGACAGGGGGCGACATTTACCTCGGCGTAGTCGGCCCTGTACGTACAGGCAAATCCACATTCATTAAGAAGTTTATGGAACTAGTCGTTGTACCAAATATTAAAGAAGAATCCGAACGCGCCAGAGCGACTGATGAGCTGCCCCAAAGTGCAGCGGGAAGAACCATTATGACTACGGAACCCAAGTTCGTTCCAAATCAATCGGTTGAAATTTCTGTCGCGGAAGGATTGGATGTGAACGTACGGGTTGTAGACTGCGTCGGATATGCCGTCGACGGGGCAAGGGGATACGAAGATGAAAATGGACCAAGGATGGTTTCCACTCCCTGGTTCGACGACCCTGTACCATTTGAAGAAGCAGCAGAAATCGGAACACGTAAGGTCATAAGTGACCACTCTACTCTGGGAGTTGTACTGACAACAGACGGAAGTATTGCTGAAATTCCCCGTGAGTCCTATGTCAGCGCCGAAGAGCGAGTGATTGAAGAGCTGAAGGAACTCGGCAAACCTTTCGTAGTTATTGTTAACTCGGTAAATCCAGAGAATCCACAGGCTCAGAACCTTCGTTCAGAGCTCAATGAGAAATACGACGTTCCCGTGATTGTGCTGTCCTGTGCGACCATTACAACGCATGAAATCAACACCGTCTTACGCGAGGCCCTGTTTGAATTTCCTGTCAAAGAAGTGAACGTCAATTTGCCGAATTGGGTGATGGTCTTAGATGAAGACCATTGGCTCAGGGAGCAGTTTCAAACGGCCGTTCGCGAGACCATTCAAGACATTCGCAGAATTCGGGATATTGACAGGGTGGTACAGGATTTTTCATATTATGAATTCGTTTCATATGCAGGGTTGTCACAGATGGACATGGGAAAAGGTGTGGCCGTCATCGAGTTGTCGGCCCCGGATGAACTTTACGACCAAGTGCTGACAGAGGTTGTCGGTGAGCGGATTAACGGACGTGATCAGCTGCTGCGAATGATGAAGGACTTTGTCTACGCGAAAAAGGAATATGACAAAGTTGCTGAGGCTCTGAAGATGGTGAAAATGACCGGCTATGGAGTAGCTCCTCCGTCTTTGGAAGAGATGACACTAGATGAACCTGAACTTATCAAACACGGATCTAGATTTGGAGTTCGGTTAAAAGCCACGGCACCGTCTATTCATATGATTCGAGTGGATGTAGAATCCGAGTTCGCACCGATTGTTGGTACTGAGCGACAATCTGAAGAGCTTGTGCGCTATTTAATGCAGGACTTTGAAAAGGACCCTTTGAAAATTTGGCAAAGCGATATCTTTGGTAAATCCTTGGCAGCCATCGTTAAAGAAGGTATCTCAGGTAAACTTTCTATGATGCCGGAAAATGCGCAGTTCAAACTTAAAGAGACACTGCAACGCATCATCAACGAAGGCAGCGGCGGTCTTATCGCTATTATTCTCTGA
- the gcvH gene encoding glycine cleavage system protein GcvH: MSQVPENLKYSKEHEWVRVEGTKAYIGITYFAQEELGDIVFVELPEQGTEIKVDETFGTVESVKTVSDLFAPITGKVVEINTQLEDNPEFVNESPYDKGWMIAVEMQDSSEADNLLDAAAYETHIEE; encoded by the coding sequence ATGAGCCAAGTACCCGAAAATCTAAAGTATTCAAAGGAACACGAATGGGTTCGTGTTGAAGGAACAAAAGCGTACATCGGAATTACATACTTTGCCCAAGAAGAACTGGGCGACATTGTCTTTGTAGAACTGCCTGAGCAAGGCACGGAAATTAAGGTGGACGAAACTTTTGGTACAGTGGAATCTGTGAAGACTGTTTCAGACTTGTTTGCTCCCATTACGGGAAAAGTTGTAGAAATCAATACGCAACTAGAGGATAACCCGGAATTTGTGAATGAAAGCCCTTATGACAAGGGGTGGATGATTGCCGTAGAGATGCAAGACTCCAGTGAAGCGGACAACCTCCTTGATGCGGCGGCATACGAAACACATATCGAGGAATAG